From Natranaeroarchaeum aerophilus, one genomic window encodes:
- the purQ gene encoding phosphoribosylformylglycinamidine synthase I yields MTISVIRFGGSNCDRDAIRALDHLGIDAEIVWHEDGLPEDTEGVMLPGGFSYGDYLRAGAMAARSPIMDDVRAAAESGTPVLGVCNGAQIGSESSLTAGAFTTNESARFQCEHVHLRVENADTPWTATYEEGDVIEIPIAHGEGRFEITDEKLAELRESDRVLFRYCDAEGTVTTEANPNGSKDNVAGILGEGDHVAVLMPHPERATLPDVGATDGQGVLEGFAAE; encoded by the coding sequence ATGACAATTTCAGTAATCCGCTTTGGCGGCTCGAACTGTGACCGCGATGCCATCCGCGCACTGGACCATCTCGGCATCGACGCCGAAATCGTCTGGCACGAAGACGGCCTGCCCGAAGACACCGAGGGTGTCATGCTCCCTGGCGGCTTCTCCTACGGGGACTACCTGCGGGCCGGTGCAATGGCCGCCCGCTCGCCGATCATGGACGACGTCCGTGCGGCAGCCGAGTCGGGGACGCCCGTACTCGGCGTCTGTAACGGCGCACAGATCGGTTCCGAATCGAGCCTCACCGCCGGCGCGTTCACGACCAACGAGAGCGCCCGGTTCCAGTGCGAGCACGTTCATTTGCGTGTCGAGAATGCCGACACGCCGTGGACTGCGACGTACGAGGAAGGCGACGTGATCGAGATTCCCATCGCTCACGGCGAGGGGCGCTTCGAGATCACCGACGAGAAACTCGCGGAACTGCGCGAAAGCGATCGTGTCCTCTTCCGGTACTGTGATGCCGAGGGGACCGTGACGACGGAAGCGAACCCGAACGGATCGAAGGACAACGTGGCGGGGATTCTCGGCGAGGGCGACCACGTCGCCGTGCTGATGCCTCATCCCGAGCGCGCTACGCTCCCGGACGTCGGTGCGACCGATGGTCAGGGGGTCCTCGAAGGGTTCGCCGCCGAGTAG
- a CDS encoding 30S ribosomal protein S6e has protein sequence MANFQVVVADPETGATYQRDVDEQDANRFLGKSLGETVDGGAVGLDGFELELTGGSDDAGRPMRGDVSGPNLREVLLTGGVGYEPSRDGERKRVTVRGAEVSDAVAQINAKISAHGDGDVDELFADEE, from the coding sequence ATGGCAAACTTTCAGGTCGTCGTCGCCGACCCCGAGACGGGTGCGACGTATCAGCGCGACGTAGACGAACAGGACGCCAACCGATTCCTCGGCAAATCCCTCGGCGAAACCGTTGACGGCGGAGCAGTCGGCCTCGATGGCTTCGAGCTCGAACTCACCGGCGGCTCCGACGATGCCGGGCGACCGATGCGCGGGGACGTCTCCGGACCGAACCTCCGCGAAGTGCTCCTGACCGGTGGCGTTGGCTACGAGCCCTCCCGTGACGGCGAGCGAAAGCGCGTCACTGTCCGCGGTGCCGAGGTCAGCGACGCAGTCGCCCAGATCAACGCCAAGATCAGCGCACACGGCGACGGAGACGTCGACGAGCTGTTTGCGGACGAGGAGTAA
- a CDS encoding SHOCT domain-containing protein has translation MVADPEEGLVTDLMLGMMLVFGFDVVLLLGVFWIAGLVSGTAFFTVTTIIVACYGVWIGYRWWGLRSAESTEPEPLDELKRRYAAGELTEDEFEAKLETVIEEPNTGDSTGRGEKTANRQQQEPAVESEQ, from the coding sequence ATGGTCGCCGATCCCGAGGAGGGGCTCGTCACCGATCTCATGCTCGGCATGATGCTCGTTTTCGGGTTCGATGTCGTACTCCTGCTCGGCGTGTTCTGGATTGCCGGACTCGTTTCGGGTACCGCATTCTTCACCGTTACGACGATAATCGTTGCCTGTTACGGCGTCTGGATCGGATATCGCTGGTGGGGACTCAGGTCTGCCGAGTCTACCGAACCGGAGCCGCTCGACGAACTCAAACGCAGGTACGCCGCCGGCGAGCTCACGGAGGACGAATTCGAGGCGAAACTGGAGACAGTGATTGAGGAACCGAACACAGGCGACAGTACTGGTCGAGGCGAGAAAACGGCAAACCGACAGCAACAGGAACCCGCGGTGGAATCCGAACAGTAG
- the purS gene encoding phosphoribosylformylglycinamidine synthase subunit PurS, which translates to MTAYTATVTVRLKQGVLDPEAETTKQALERLGFELAELRSADRFEIDLDAESAEDAAQRAEEMAERLLANPTIHDYEVDVDER; encoded by the coding sequence ATGACTGCCTACACCGCCACGGTCACGGTGCGGCTCAAGCAGGGCGTGCTCGACCCCGAAGCGGAAACGACCAAGCAGGCGCTCGAACGCCTCGGCTTCGAGCTGGCCGAACTCCGCTCGGCGGATCGGTTCGAGATCGATCTCGACGCCGAATCGGCAGAGGACGCCGCCCAGCGGGCCGAGGAGATGGCTGAACGACTGCTCGCCAACCCGACCATCCACGATTACGAGGTCGACGTCGACGAACGATGA
- a CDS encoding ABC transporter ATP-binding protein, whose product MSSDDRNSSVPGETEIFGAAPSTEEGRPEPLVRVRNLTKYFWEQDSLLDRLFGDEPVPVRAVDGIDFDVYRGETLGLVGESGCGKSTTGETLLRLQEPTDGRVEFEGKNVFDLGGEELASFRRGAQIVFQDPFSSLDPRMTIGDTVREPLDIHEVGTDDERRERVRDLLERVGLSADQLDRYPHEFSGGQRQRIGIARALALDPDFLVLDEPTSALDVSVQAQVLNLLDDLQDEFGLTYLLVSHDLSVIRHVSDRVAVMYLGELVEVGPAERIFEEPKHPYTQALLESVPRASTDEQERDIRTLKGDVPSPRNPPSGCRFRTRCPKVIPPDDVDIEQAEFRAIMNVRERIEDRSVEVEELWEQVSDGGAGDSDGPRDQYQAEFLDRLADRLLDTPLSEPHRSRVEEAFSSLADEEWEAAETLLREHYESICETTTPQLQAQRHPVACHLYEGATPDE is encoded by the coding sequence ATGAGTTCAGACGATCGCAACTCCTCGGTACCGGGTGAGACCGAGATCTTCGGGGCGGCCCCCTCGACGGAGGAGGGACGACCGGAGCCGCTCGTCCGGGTCCGAAACCTTACCAAGTATTTCTGGGAGCAAGACTCCCTGCTGGACCGACTGTTCGGCGACGAGCCGGTGCCGGTTCGTGCCGTCGACGGCATCGACTTCGACGTCTACCGCGGGGAGACGCTCGGACTGGTCGGCGAGTCCGGCTGTGGGAAATCGACTACCGGCGAGACGTTGCTCCGGCTCCAGGAACCGACGGACGGTCGTGTCGAATTCGAGGGGAAGAACGTCTTCGACCTCGGCGGTGAGGAACTCGCCAGCTTCAGACGCGGCGCACAGATCGTCTTTCAGGATCCGTTCTCCAGTCTCGACCCGCGAATGACGATCGGTGACACCGTCCGGGAGCCCCTCGATATCCACGAAGTGGGGACCGACGACGAGCGCCGCGAGCGGGTCCGTGACCTGCTGGAGCGCGTGGGCCTGTCGGCGGACCAGCTGGATCGCTACCCCCACGAGTTCTCCGGTGGCCAGCGCCAGCGTATCGGCATCGCCCGTGCGCTCGCGCTTGACCCCGACTTCCTCGTGCTGGACGAACCGACGAGCGCGCTCGACGTCTCGGTGCAGGCGCAGGTGCTGAACCTGCTCGACGATCTACAGGACGAATTCGGGCTCACCTATCTGCTGGTCTCACATGACCTTTCGGTGATACGGCACGTCTCCGACCGAGTCGCAGTGATGTATCTCGGCGAACTCGTCGAGGTCGGTCCCGCGGAACGGATTTTCGAGGAGCCGAAACACCCGTACACGCAAGCGCTACTGGAGAGCGTCCCCCGGGCGAGCACCGACGAGCAGGAGCGGGACATCCGCACGCTCAAGGGGGACGTCCCATCGCCACGAAACCCGCCGAGCGGCTGTCGGTTCCGGACGCGCTGCCCGAAGGTGATCCCGCCTGACGATGTCGACATCGAGCAAGCGGAGTTCCGGGCGATTATGAACGTGCGCGAGCGTATCGAGGACAGATCAGTCGAGGTCGAGGAGCTCTGGGAGCAAGTCAGCGATGGCGGCGCAGGAGATAGCGATGGACCCCGTGACCAGTATCAGGCGGAGTTCCTGGATCGCCTCGCCGATCGCCTGCTCGACACGCCCCTCTCGGAACCGCACCGATCGCGGGTCGAGGAGGCCTTCTCTTCCCTCGCCGACGAAGAGTGGGAGGCTGCCGAAACCCTGTTACGCGAGCACTACGAGAGCATCTGCGAGACGACGACACCGCAGTTACAGGCCCAGCGCCACCCCGTCGCCTGTCATCTCTACGAGGGGGCGACGCCGGACGAGTGA
- a CDS encoding DUF7112 family protein: MMPPEYRAMADRLPSDHDSISTDRATLVRRGGTSRPAVELPADSSVEYPSDEVVRVVIDGDERHARVTDSASGLRIPGVYDDPSFARDPGSAPNRLVEWIEAAALELGGSVLVDEIEPGFKYGLRAPGERVVYEATESPDDSLASIAKQVEQNR, encoded by the coding sequence ATGATGCCGCCGGAGTACCGGGCAATGGCAGACCGGCTTCCCTCCGATCACGACTCGATCTCGACCGACCGTGCAACGCTGGTTCGTCGCGGCGGGACCTCCCGTCCGGCCGTCGAACTGCCCGCCGACTCGTCGGTCGAGTACCCGAGCGACGAGGTCGTTCGCGTCGTCATCGACGGCGACGAGCGACACGCCAGGGTCACCGACTCCGCAAGCGGACTCCGGATCCCGGGCGTCTACGACGACCCGTCCTTCGCGCGGGACCCCGGCTCCGCCCCGAACCGACTCGTCGAATGGATCGAGGCGGCAGCGCTGGAGCTGGGCGGCTCGGTACTGGTCGACGAGATCGAACCAGGATTCAAATACGGGCTCCGAGCACCCGGCGAGCGCGTGGTCTACGAGGCGACCGAATCGCCGGATGACAGTCTGGCGTCGATCGCAAAACAGGTCGAACAGAACCGGTAG
- a CDS encoding formyltetrahydrofolate deformylase: protein MTNDLTEITVIGDDATGLIAQFTTLMFERGINIEDLDQAVRDGLFRMTMTVDTEEMVCTEQKLRQDLQELADELDVDVQARFPADRETQQIAVLVTKESHCLEALFEAWANDTLGADISVVIGNHDDLQPLAEQYGVPFFDIGDEKGTPDEEELLDLLAEYDADLIVLARYMRILSPNVVFRYEDRIINIHPSLLPAFPGARAYEQAIQEGVRIAGVTGHYVTTDLDQGPIITQRAFDVPDDSTRKELRERGQPLEADALIEAVRLHLNNDVSVHRGRTSLREKAEDYQLGLTEKAQKANPDRPVDGLGEAVAGKSGVDAESESADD, encoded by the coding sequence ATGACGAACGACTTGACCGAGATCACGGTGATTGGAGACGACGCCACCGGACTCATCGCGCAGTTTACGACGCTGATGTTCGAGCGCGGGATCAACATCGAGGATCTCGATCAGGCAGTCCGGGACGGCCTGTTCCGGATGACGATGACCGTCGACACCGAGGAGATGGTCTGTACGGAGCAAAAGCTCCGACAGGACCTGCAAGAACTCGCTGACGAACTAGACGTCGACGTGCAGGCCCGGTTCCCCGCCGATCGGGAGACCCAGCAGATCGCCGTCCTCGTCACCAAGGAATCCCACTGTCTCGAAGCCCTCTTCGAGGCGTGGGCAAACGACACGCTCGGCGCGGATATCTCGGTCGTCATCGGTAACCACGACGATCTCCAGCCACTGGCCGAGCAGTACGGTGTCCCCTTCTTCGACATCGGCGACGAGAAGGGCACGCCGGACGAGGAAGAGCTTCTGGATCTGCTCGCCGAGTACGACGCCGACCTGATCGTGCTGGCGCGGTACATGCGGATCCTCAGCCCGAACGTCGTCTTCCGCTACGAGGACCGCATTATCAACATCCACCCGAGCCTGCTCCCCGCGTTCCCCGGGGCTCGCGCGTACGAACAGGCCATTCAGGAGGGCGTCCGGATCGCTGGCGTGACCGGCCACTACGTGACGACCGACCTCGATCAGGGACCGATTATCACCCAGCGCGCCTTCGACGTGCCCGACGATTCGACCCGTAAGGAGCTCAGAGAGCGCGGCCAGCCGCTGGAAGCCGATGCTCTGATTGAGGCGGTCCGCTTGCACCTGAACAACGACGTGTCGGTCCACCGCGGCCGGACAAGTCTCCGCGAGAAAGCCGAGGACTACCAGCTTGGCCTCACTGAGAAAGCCCAGAAGGCCAACCCCGACCGTCCCGTCGACGGTCTCGGCGAGGCCGTCGCCGGCAAATCGGGTGTGGACGCCGAAAGCGAGTCCGCAGACGACTGA
- a CDS encoding ABC transporter ATP-binding protein produces MTRDLLRVSDLSTRYFTQEGQVNAVSDLDLRIQSGEVFGIVGESGSGKSVTARSLVDLINPPGRITGGEIWYRNDDLAEGVREDHPDAVDGSFVDLRGIPEGIRNSLRGTSFSMIFQDPESSFNPSLTVGEQLAEAVEVQRRASPNPRSTRARTKSAEYSLGSYALSTVMSSKRYVSPESHDRAVELLEMVGIPDPAKRAEEYPHEYSGGMLQRAMIAQAIAGEPDVLIADEPTTALDVTIQAQVLNLLDDIQAETGMTILLITHDLGVIARMCDRVGVMYAGELVERGTLEDVFDEHVHPYTTGLLGSVPELDSAGGALTPIEGNVPSLLDAEMKNRCHFADRCPKAMDDCLSHPPEYDADGTDHHTARCVLAMREYNEADALPPDYFDASGDTDEPTQMEADE; encoded by the coding sequence TTGACACGAGATCTACTTCGCGTCTCCGACCTCTCGACGCGGTATTTCACACAGGAGGGACAGGTAAACGCCGTCTCGGATCTCGATCTACGGATCCAGAGCGGCGAGGTATTCGGGATCGTCGGCGAGAGCGGGAGTGGGAAAAGCGTCACCGCCCGCTCGCTCGTCGACCTGATCAACCCGCCCGGGCGGATTACCGGCGGTGAGATCTGGTACCGTAATGACGACCTCGCGGAGGGGGTCCGGGAGGACCACCCCGACGCAGTCGACGGTTCGTTCGTCGACCTCCGGGGAATTCCCGAGGGGATCAGAAACTCCCTGCGTGGGACCTCGTTTAGCATGATCTTCCAGGATCCCGAGAGCAGTTTCAATCCGAGCCTGACGGTGGGCGAGCAGCTTGCGGAGGCAGTCGAGGTCCAGCGCCGAGCGAGCCCGAATCCGCGATCCACCCGCGCGCGAACGAAGTCGGCCGAGTACTCGCTGGGGTCGTACGCGCTGTCGACAGTGATGTCGTCAAAACGGTACGTCTCGCCCGAGAGTCACGACCGTGCCGTCGAGTTGCTGGAAATGGTCGGGATCCCCGATCCGGCCAAACGCGCCGAGGAGTATCCCCATGAGTACTCCGGTGGGATGCTCCAGCGCGCGATGATCGCACAGGCCATCGCGGGCGAGCCCGACGTGTTGATCGCTGACGAGCCGACGACCGCACTCGACGTGACGATTCAGGCGCAGGTGCTGAACCTGCTCGACGATATCCAGGCCGAAACCGGGATGACGATCCTGCTAATAACCCACGATCTGGGCGTGATCGCCCGGATGTGTGACAGAGTAGGCGTAATGTATGCCGGCGAACTCGTTGAGCGGGGGACGCTCGAAGACGTCTTCGACGAGCACGTCCATCCCTACACTACAGGTCTTCTCGGGAGCGTCCCCGAACTCGACTCGGCAGGCGGCGCGCTGACCCCGATCGAGGGGAACGTTCCGAGCCTGCTCGACGCCGAAATGAAAAATCGCTGTCACTTCGCGGATCGGTGTCCGAAAGCGATGGACGACTGTCTCTCACATCCGCCCGAGTACGACGCTGACGGAACGGATCATCACACTGCTCGATGTGTCCTCGCGATGCGGGAGTACAACGAGGCCGATGCACTGCCGCCGGACTACTTCGATGCCAGCGGAGATACCGACGAACCGACGCAGATGGAGGCTGACGAATGA